A genomic segment from Amphiura filiformis chromosome 10, Afil_fr2py, whole genome shotgun sequence encodes:
- the LOC140161835 gene encoding uncharacterized protein — protein MKTVLALCFLGLCCTFANAAKLGLEEEVEDLLRELKRTLETRQVECVDGDNCESWKPHCNTGDFQYLARQNCPVTCEVSECASAKRALETRQEPKCVDGDNCESWKPHCNTGDFQYLARQNCPVTCEVSECASAKRAHETRQEPNGALKARRSKIFGAKACKESNVDGDNCESWKPHCNTGDFQYLARQNCPVTCEVSECASAKRALETRQEPNCVDGDNCESWKPHCNTGDFQYLARQACPVTCEVSECASAKRALETRQEPKCVDGDNCESWKPHCNTGDFQYLARQNCPVTCEVSECASAKRALETRQDPEKRTNEDDLMKLLMKVREYQQKL, from the exons ATGAAGACAGTCCTTGCATTATGTTTCTTGGGCCTATGTTGCACATTTGCAAATGCAGCAAAATTGG GATTGGAAGAAGAAGTTGAGGATTTGCTGAGAGAATTGAAACGAACCCTTGAAACCCGTCAAGTAG AATGTGTGGATGGTGACAATTGTGAAAGTTGGAAGCCTCATTGTAATACTGGAGATTTTCAATATTTGGCCCGACAGAACTGCCCTGTAACGTGTGAAGTAAGCGAATGTGCATCAG CCAAACGAGCCCTTGAAACCCGTCAGGAACCAA AATGTGTGGATGGTGACAATTGTGAAAGTTGGAAGCCTCATTGTAATACTGGAGATTTTCAATATTTGGCCAGACAGAACTGCCCTGTAACGTGTGAAGTAAGCGAATGTGCATCAG CCAAACGAGCCCATGAAACCCGTCAGGAACCAA ATGGTGCATTGAAGGCACGACGATCTAAGATATTCGGTGCTAAAGCATGTAAAGAGAGC AATGTGGATGGTGACAATTGTGAAAGTTGGAAGCCTCATTGTAATACTGGAGATTTTCAATATTTGGCCCGACAGAACTGCCCTGTAACGTGTGAAGTAAGCGAATGTGCATCAG CCAAACGAGCCCTTGAAACCCGTCAGGAACCAA ATTGTGTGGATGGTGACAATTGTGAAAGTTGGAAGCCTCATTGTAATACTGGAGATTTTCAATATTTGGCCCGACAGGCATGCCCTGTAACGTGTGAAGTAAGCGAATGTGCATCAG CCAAACGAGCCCTTGAAACCCGTCAGGAACCAA AATGTGTGGATGGTGACAATTGTGAAAGTTGGAAGCCTCATTGTAATACTGGAGATTTTCAATATTTGGCCCGACAGAACTGCCCTGTAACGTGTGAAGTAAGCGAATGTGCATCAG CCAAACGAGCCCTTGAAACCCGTCAGGATCCAG